A genomic segment from Myxococcota bacterium encodes:
- a CDS encoding adenylate/guanylate cyclase domain-containing protein gives MEAEAPRSRRKLAAILMVDVSGFSRLMEQDEEWTTREIRAFHARADSRVRQHEGRVVDTAGDSVFAEFDSVVNATRCAQAIQEDQTAANESQPPERRIDTRIGVHVGDVIVEEYKVYGDGVNIAARLESLAQPGHILVSEAVYQQVRNKIPAQFRDEGFRSLKNIEHPVRVYSLVPSSLVPSQAPAGVRPPSRREQRERRLAQRGRSQSTARAADLPPTRGLLAGLVRPDILTPLVIGGFLIASREYGFESAGVLPTAGAVLVGLSLGRARARRLGRGWHLIGLGIGIAMGAHFTHWSKLTDFMFVLAGVIVGAQGLRHRGPERLPPAN, from the coding sequence GTGGAGGCTGAGGCCCCGCGCTCGCGCCGCAAGCTCGCCGCGATCCTGATGGTCGACGTCTCCGGCTTCAGCCGGCTCATGGAGCAGGACGAGGAGTGGACCACGCGCGAGATCCGCGCCTTCCACGCGCGCGCCGACTCACGCGTGCGGCAGCACGAGGGCCGGGTGGTCGACACCGCGGGTGACTCGGTGTTCGCCGAGTTCGACTCGGTCGTGAACGCGACGCGCTGCGCGCAGGCGATCCAGGAGGACCAGACCGCCGCCAACGAGTCGCAGCCGCCGGAGCGCCGCATCGACACCCGGATCGGCGTGCACGTCGGCGACGTGATCGTCGAGGAGTACAAGGTCTACGGCGACGGCGTGAACATCGCGGCGCGGCTCGAGTCACTCGCCCAGCCGGGACACATCCTGGTATCGGAGGCGGTCTACCAGCAGGTGCGCAACAAGATCCCGGCGCAGTTCCGCGACGAGGGCTTCCGCTCTCTGAAGAACATCGAGCACCCGGTGCGCGTGTACTCGCTGGTGCCCTCGTCGCTCGTGCCCTCGCAGGCTCCGGCCGGCGTGCGCCCGCCCAGCCGGCGGGAGCAGCGTGAGCGCCGGCTGGCCCAGCGCGGCCGGTCCCAGTCCACTGCGCGCGCTGCGGACCTGCCCCCGACGCGCGGCCTGCTGGCGGGGCTCGTGAGGCCCGACATCCTCACTCCCCTCGTGATCGGAGGGTTCCTGATCGCGAGCAGGGAGTACGGCTTCGAAAGCGCGGGCGTGCTGCCGACGGCAGGAGCCGTGCTGGTGGGTCTCTCACTCGGTCGGGCGCGCGCCCGGCGCCTGGGACGGGGGTGGCATTTGATCGGCCTGGGCATCGGCATCGCCATGGGTGCGCACTTCACCCACTGGAGCAAGCTGACCGACTTCATGTTCGTGCTGGCCGGCGTGATCGTGGGCGCCCAAGGCCTGCGCCACCGCGGCCCAGAGAGACTCCCGCCCGCCAACTAG
- a CDS encoding MBL fold metallo-hydrolase has product MAGFSKGLHDLGRGCYAWLQPDGGWGWSNAGLVTDSGQSLLVDTLFDLRLTAEMLDAMRAKVPEARRIGTLVNTHANGDHCYGNQLVEGARIVASRASAEEMDELPPESMARFRDGAASLGAAGEYFARVFAPFEFHGIRHTPPTETFDGELRLRVGGKEVVLFEVGPAHTRGDILVWVPADRVIYTGDILFIGGTPIIWQGPVGNWVAACERIAALDPEVVVPGHGPLTDAKGALAVRDYLVHIRERTRECFDAGLSPVEAARAVPLGEFAAWGDSERIAVNVHTLYREWSGGQQGAANPLQLFELMGELERAGARRGG; this is encoded by the coding sequence ATGGCGGGCTTCAGCAAGGGGCTTCACGACCTGGGCCGCGGCTGCTACGCCTGGCTGCAGCCGGACGGCGGCTGGGGCTGGAGCAACGCCGGCCTGGTCACTGACTCCGGCCAGTCACTCTTGGTCGACACGCTGTTCGACCTGCGGCTCACCGCCGAGATGCTCGACGCCATGCGCGCGAAGGTCCCGGAGGCGCGCCGGATCGGCACGCTGGTCAACACGCACGCCAACGGCGACCACTGCTACGGCAACCAGCTGGTCGAGGGCGCGCGCATCGTGGCCTCGCGCGCGAGCGCCGAAGAGATGGACGAGCTCCCGCCCGAGTCGATGGCGCGCTTCCGCGACGGCGCGGCCTCGCTGGGTGCCGCCGGCGAGTATTTCGCGCGCGTCTTCGCGCCCTTCGAGTTCCACGGCATCCGCCACACGCCGCCCACCGAGACCTTCGACGGCGAGCTGCGGCTGCGGGTCGGCGGCAAGGAGGTCGTGCTGTTCGAAGTCGGCCCCGCGCACACGCGCGGCGACATCCTGGTCTGGGTGCCCGCCGACCGGGTGATCTACACCGGCGACATCCTGTTCATCGGCGGCACGCCGATCATCTGGCAGGGCCCGGTCGGCAACTGGGTCGCGGCCTGCGAGCGGATCGCGGCGCTCGATCCCGAGGTCGTCGTGCCGGGTCACGGCCCGCTGACCGACGCCAAAGGCGCGCTCGCGGTGCGCGACTATCTCGTGCACATCCGCGAGCGCACGCGCGAGTGTTTCGACGCGGGCCTCTCCCCCGTCGAGGCCGCGCGCGCGGTGCCGCTGGGCGAGTTCGCTGCCTGGGGCGACTCGGAGCGCATCGCGGTCAACGTCCACACGCTGTACCGCGAGTGGAGCGGCGGCCAGCAAGGCGCGGCCAACCCGCTGCAGCTCTTCGAGCTCATGGGCGAGCTGGAGCGCGCGGGGGCGCGCCGTGGAGGCTGA